In one Nitrosarchaeum sp. genomic region, the following are encoded:
- a CDS encoding aminotransferase class I/II-fold pyridoxal phosphate-dependent enzyme, with translation MNNKLNFADIELEQIKENNLYRKLRDVKVNNAYITIKNKKLLNLCSNDYLGIPITKIKINQMQSSSRLVSGNDEIYKKLEDKLSKHKSKQASLVYPTGYMANLGTITTIAKKGDLILSDELNHASIIESCRLSGAKILVYKHNDIEDLTKKLNQQGKNKFIITEGIFSMDGDFSKLKEITDVSERSNAITVLDDAHGDFTVGTDGKGTPNHFNVTKKIDIYISSLSKGLGSFGGYVSSQNNVIDLCINKSKSFIYTSALPSFLIQYSLNRMQIDREKQRKRLARNTSILTNGLKQLGYQISSKTHIIPIVIGNEKTAMDFGKFLLKKGVFAQPIRYPTVPKNKARLRISVTAWLSKKNINDALNIFEQAQKKFKI, from the coding sequence GTGAACAATAAATTAAATTTTGCAGATATAGAACTAGAACAAATTAAAGAAAATAACCTGTACAGAAAATTAAGAGACGTTAAAGTAAATAACGCATACATAACAATAAAAAATAAAAAACTGCTGAATCTTTGCTCAAATGATTATTTAGGCATACCAATTACAAAAATAAAAATAAATCAGATGCAATCAAGTTCAAGATTAGTTTCAGGAAACGATGAGATATATAAAAAATTAGAAGACAAACTTTCAAAACATAAATCAAAACAAGCAAGTTTGGTTTATCCAACAGGGTATATGGCAAATTTAGGGACAATCACCACAATTGCAAAAAAAGGAGATTTAATTTTAAGTGATGAGTTAAATCATGCAAGCATAATAGAATCATGTAGACTTTCAGGTGCAAAAATTTTAGTTTACAAACATAACGATATTGAAGACTTGACAAAAAAACTCAATCAACAGGGCAAAAATAAATTTATCATTACAGAAGGTATTTTCAGTATGGATGGAGACTTTTCAAAGTTAAAAGAAATTACGGATGTTTCAGAAAGATCAAATGCAATCACAGTACTAGATGATGCACATGGAGATTTTACAGTTGGAACAGACGGGAAAGGAACCCCAAATCATTTCAATGTTACAAAAAAAATTGACATATACATCAGCAGCCTTAGCAAAGGGTTAGGATCTTTTGGAGGATACGTTTCATCACAAAACAATGTAATAGATTTATGCATAAATAAATCAAAATCATTCATATACACATCTGCACTTCCATCATTTTTAATTCAGTATTCATTAAACAGAATGCAAATCGACAGAGAGAAACAACGAAAGAGACTAGCAAGAAATACTAGCATCTTAACAAACGGGTTAAAGCAATTAGGATATCAAATTAGTTCAAAGACACACATAATTCCTATCGTTATTGGCAATGAAAAAACAGCCATGGATTTTGGAAAATTCCTTCTTAAAAAAGGAGTGTTTGCGCAGCCAATTAGATATCCAACAGTGCCAAAAAATAAAGCTAGATTAAGAATTTCAGTCACAGCATGGCTATCTAAAAAGAACATTAACGATGCTTTGAACATTTTTGAACAGGCTCAAAAAAAATTCAAAATATGA
- a CDS encoding helix-turn-helix domain-containing protein, with product MSTTHEITLFDNDSETELYKHKITLERIKNELISFGLTANQSKVFIYLGKYGSKSASEIAKALQMPRTETYHLVNSLQNMGLVTAELVHPTRYSAMEMKQAIETLVKQEQQRINTLAGKEESLSKLWKEVPFFVVETDESKSEKMQLLHGMGPIINKIKEMTETSTDSIKIYGSMPDVLRLYHSDVFDWINESTSELQMVISPLSKTPEFISEIDSKKIRVIASDSDKKCFIINDAKEILIFMRNANHATRQTFAWWSDSETLVDMMSSLFDLSWEKGGSLY from the coding sequence ATGAGCACTACACATGAGATAACACTTTTTGACAATGACTCAGAAACTGAACTGTATAAACACAAAATTACGCTTGAAAGAATCAAAAACGAACTGATCAGTTTTGGTTTAACTGCAAACCAAAGCAAAGTTTTCATCTATCTTGGAAAGTATGGTTCCAAATCTGCTTCAGAGATTGCAAAAGCATTGCAAATGCCAAGAACAGAAACATACCATCTTGTGAATTCCCTACAGAACATGGGATTGGTAACAGCTGAACTTGTACACCCTACAAGATATTCTGCAATGGAGATGAAACAAGCAATTGAAACGCTAGTAAAACAAGAACAACAAAGAATCAATACACTTGCTGGAAAAGAAGAATCACTTTCAAAGCTATGGAAAGAGGTTCCATTTTTTGTAGTTGAAACTGACGAATCAAAATCAGAAAAAATGCAGTTGTTACATGGCATGGGACCAATAATTAACAAAATAAAAGAAATGACCGAGACTAGCACAGATTCGATTAAAATCTATGGCAGTATGCCAGATGTTTTAAGATTATATCATTCAGATGTATTTGATTGGATAAACGAATCGACATCTGAACTACAAATGGTAATTTCACCTTTAAGTAAAACTCCAGAGTTTATTTCCGAGATAGATTCAAAAAAAATAAGAGTCATTGCATCAGATTCAGATAAAAAATGTTTTATCATTAATGATGCAAAAGAAATCTTAATTTTTATGAGAAACGCCAATCATGCAACACGACAAACATTTGCATGGTGGTCTGATTCTGAAACTCTTGTAGACATGATGAGTTCGCTATTTGATTTATCATGGGAAAAGGGGGGTTCACTATATTGA
- the bioB gene encoding biotin synthase BioB, whose translation MNNVLEFIKECQENVFSGIGITSQDAEKLFNIPDENVPDLAKAANQITRDFNGKKVDVEQLNNIKKNACSEDCSFCGQSAFFDTGIETYQLPSAQEVVIKAKKAKDEGAESYCLVAAWREPSPRDFDKVCNIIKEINDKVGINVECSLGFLTPEQAKKLKELNVKRYNHNLETSKSKFSEICTTHTYDDRLKTLQIARDAGLELCTGGIIGLGETRKQRIELANELAALYPEEVTINILVPVPGTPLELQVKLENLEIVRMFSVIRFLLPESVIKISGGRETNLTDSGEQLLQSGANGIITSGYLTMGGNESEKDFNMIKKIGLEA comes from the coding sequence ATGAATAATGTCTTGGAATTTATCAAAGAATGCCAAGAAAATGTATTTTCAGGCATTGGAATAACAAGTCAAGACGCTGAAAAACTATTCAACATACCAGATGAGAATGTTCCAGATCTAGCTAAAGCTGCAAATCAGATAACTAGAGATTTTAATGGAAAGAAAGTAGATGTTGAACAATTAAACAATATTAAAAAAAATGCTTGCAGTGAGGATTGTTCTTTTTGCGGGCAGTCTGCATTTTTCGATACAGGAATTGAAACCTATCAACTACCATCAGCACAAGAAGTTGTAATCAAAGCAAAAAAAGCAAAAGACGAGGGGGCAGAATCATACTGTCTTGTAGCTGCATGGAGAGAACCATCTCCACGAGATTTTGACAAAGTATGCAACATCATAAAAGAAATCAATGACAAGGTAGGCATTAATGTAGAATGCAGCCTAGGCTTTCTTACACCAGAGCAAGCAAAAAAACTCAAAGAACTCAACGTGAAAAGATACAATCATAATTTAGAAACATCAAAATCAAAATTTTCAGAGATATGCACTACACACACATATGACGACAGACTAAAAACATTGCAAATTGCTCGCGACGCTGGGTTAGAATTGTGTACGGGTGGAATAATCGGTTTGGGGGAGACAAGAAAACAAAGAATAGAGTTGGCCAATGAATTAGCTGCGCTTTATCCTGAAGAAGTTACAATAAACATACTAGTACCAGTACCTGGAACACCGTTAGAGCTACAAGTAAAATTAGAAAATTTGGAAATTGTAAGAATGTTTTCAGTAATACGATTCCTATTACCAGAATCAGTGATAAAAATTTCTGGAGGAAGAGAAACAAATCTTACTGATTCAGGAGAGCAACTATTGCAAAGCGGTGCAAATGGAATAATTACATCAGGATATCTTACAATGGGTGGAAACGAATCTGAAAAAGATTTCAATATGATTAAAAAAATCGGATTAGAGGCTTGA